One Erythrobacter sp. SDW2 genomic region harbors:
- a CDS encoding class I SAM-dependent methyltransferase: MAAQDIYDPAYVRDVFDRCSDKYITFSYVCSMGFTERWRKQCVAMLDLPDGPLSGYDLMAGTGEVWPHLLERFPNIDDIRAVDISSGMHKRALERLHAMRAHRISFIEDDVLASDLLPQSADFVISTFGLKTFNRTQHKKLAALAARVLKPGGSFAFIEASDPIGWFLRPLYLFHLKFVLPVVERILLRGAQDFSMIGAYSTNFGNAQGFAQDLAANGLQVEYRKFFFGCATGVCGRKPD, encoded by the coding sequence TTGGCGGCGCAAGACATCTATGATCCGGCCTATGTGCGGGATGTGTTCGACCGCTGCTCTGACAAGTACATCACCTTCTCCTACGTCTGTTCGATGGGGTTCACCGAGCGCTGGCGCAAGCAATGCGTGGCAATGCTTGATCTGCCCGACGGGCCGCTGTCCGGCTACGACCTGATGGCCGGGACCGGCGAAGTCTGGCCGCACTTGCTGGAACGCTTTCCGAATATCGACGATATTCGCGCGGTCGATATCTCGTCCGGCATGCACAAGCGGGCATTAGAACGGCTCCATGCCATGCGCGCCCATCGGATCAGCTTCATTGAGGACGATGTCCTTGCTAGCGATTTGCTCCCGCAAAGCGCCGATTTCGTCATTTCCACCTTTGGCCTGAAGACGTTCAATCGCACCCAGCACAAGAAACTTGCCGCGCTAGCGGCGCGGGTGCTCAAGCCCGGAGGCAGCTTTGCGTTCATCGAGGCATCCGATCCCATTGGATGGTTTCTGCGACCGCTCTATCTCTTCCACCTGAAGTTCGTGCTTCCGGTGGTGGAAAGAATCCTCCTGCGCGGGGCCCAGGACTTTTCGATGATCGGTGCCTATTCGACCAACTTCGGGAATGCACAGGGCTTTGCCCAGGATCTTGCCGCGAACGGCCTTCAGGTCGAGTATCGCAAATTCTTCTTCGGATGCGCGACCGGCGTCTGCGGTCGCAAGCCCGACTAA
- a CDS encoding chromosome segregation SMC family protein: MQIRRLKLSGFKSFVEPAELQIEPGLTGVVGPNGCGKSNLLEAIRWVMGETSAKSMRSGGMDDVIFAGTETRPQRDFAEVVLQGTDSNGEELEVTRRIERGAGSAYRVNGRDVRAKDVALTFADAATGAHSPALVSQGKIAQVISAKPVERRMMLEEAAGIAGLHVRKRDAESKLRSTEKNLERLEDLMAGLDSQISSLRRQAKQAERYTKLTDEISLAEARLVFARWRDAAAAAEAARAEAKGAEARVLEAQAEVEAAQKAQREAAEKLAEAREEQADRRDDASAHGHRMAALTSQLEAAEQRLADLDRQKARLEEDRVEADRMTRDAADALKRLEQDLLAGEALLAEDEARRPALAAKLEDTERASRAAELALAKATADHAGVEAEWRVAGAAIEQAEARLARLDRDAERQAQTRAALAEGGDPEAAVEEAKAAAEAATRELARLRDELEAQRSRKEALQQARDAAADALSAAQAELTGLEREFSALDRDRQAREKQAAGRQGLPAALDKIRAAPGYERAVAAVLGREGKAPLGRPEGDPEGSFWTGSEAPKQVSDSLAAHVLDCPPQLAARLALVHVAEADDGQVLDPGEWLVTKAGALRRWDGLVARGQGAAEAARLEAANRLAELEAALPAKRAAREEAQAAQAKAQDELSELQRGLVAAERGVGEAAERERQALRALDQAEAARERIAARLAELKESEADLAEQRKQADADLFAAQDKRAALPDPAAGRAQLEAAQARNDAARSAMQAATAELAAHDQGLAVARERTAAQRAEKASWQARSGEAAQRLAGMEARFEEIEAERAVTAAKPEGLMREIEQGDIVRARLGEELAAANAAVEEAQAAANAADRELAHITERLATTRETRATLVARAENEEARRAEMARISGERFQCPPPLLAEKFAFEAERVQSKEAEAEEMDRLVASRERIGPVNLVAADELARIEQEHGASAAEQAELVEAVHRLRGSIGNLNREGRQRLQAAFEQVNTHFQELFTKLFQGGHAHLALIDSDDPLEAGLEIYAQPPGKKLQSLTLLSGGEQALTATALIFALFLTNPAPICVLDEVDAPLDDANIDRFCDLLDSMVQETDTRYLIVTHNAVTMSRMHRLFGVTMVERGISRLVSVDLQEAELMAAE; encoded by the coding sequence ATGCAGATCCGGCGGCTCAAGCTTAGCGGTTTCAAAAGCTTCGTTGAGCCTGCCGAACTGCAGATCGAGCCGGGGCTGACGGGCGTCGTCGGCCCCAATGGTTGCGGCAAGTCCAACCTGCTCGAAGCGATCCGCTGGGTCATGGGGGAAACCTCGGCCAAGTCGATGCGCTCGGGCGGAATGGACGATGTCATCTTCGCCGGGACCGAAACCCGCCCGCAGCGCGATTTCGCCGAAGTCGTGCTACAGGGCACCGACAGCAACGGCGAGGAACTGGAAGTGACCCGCCGGATCGAGCGTGGCGCCGGCAGTGCCTATCGCGTCAACGGGCGCGATGTGCGCGCCAAGGACGTGGCCCTCACCTTCGCCGATGCCGCCACCGGGGCGCATAGCCCGGCGCTGGTGAGCCAGGGCAAGATCGCCCAGGTCATCTCGGCCAAGCCGGTCGAGCGGCGCATGATGCTGGAGGAAGCCGCGGGGATCGCGGGCCTTCACGTGCGCAAGCGCGATGCCGAGAGCAAGCTGCGCTCGACCGAGAAGAATCTCGAACGGCTCGAGGATCTGATGGCCGGGCTCGACAGCCAGATCTCCTCGCTGCGGCGGCAGGCCAAGCAGGCCGAACGCTATACCAAGCTGACCGACGAGATTTCGCTGGCCGAAGCGCGGCTGGTGTTCGCCCGCTGGCGCGATGCGGCGGCGGCGGCGGAAGCGGCGCGGGCCGAGGCCAAGGGTGCCGAGGCACGGGTGCTGGAAGCCCAGGCCGAGGTGGAAGCGGCGCAGAAGGCGCAGCGCGAAGCCGCCGAGAAGCTGGCCGAAGCGCGCGAGGAGCAGGCCGACCGCCGCGACGATGCCAGCGCGCACGGCCACCGCATGGCGGCGCTGACCAGCCAGCTGGAGGCTGCCGAACAGCGGCTGGCCGATCTCGACCGGCAGAAGGCGCGGCTGGAGGAGGACCGGGTCGAGGCGGACCGGATGACCCGCGATGCAGCCGATGCGCTCAAGCGGCTGGAGCAGGATCTGCTGGCTGGCGAGGCTCTGCTGGCGGAGGACGAGGCTCGCCGGCCGGCTCTTGCAGCGAAGCTGGAAGATACCGAACGTGCCAGCCGCGCTGCCGAACTGGCGCTGGCCAAGGCGACTGCCGACCATGCCGGGGTCGAGGCCGAATGGCGCGTGGCCGGGGCCGCGATCGAACAGGCCGAGGCCCGGCTGGCCCGGCTCGACCGCGATGCCGAGCGGCAGGCGCAAACTCGCGCGGCCTTGGCCGAAGGTGGCGATCCGGAGGCGGCGGTCGAGGAGGCCAAGGCTGCGGCGGAGGCTGCGACCCGCGAACTTGCTCGCTTGCGTGACGAACTGGAGGCGCAGCGCAGTCGCAAGGAAGCGCTGCAACAGGCGCGCGATGCCGCCGCCGATGCCTTGTCGGCTGCACAGGCCGAACTGACGGGGCTGGAACGCGAATTCTCCGCGCTCGACCGCGACCGGCAGGCGCGCGAGAAGCAGGCGGCGGGGCGGCAGGGCCTGCCCGCCGCGCTCGACAAGATCCGTGCCGCGCCGGGATACGAGCGCGCGGTTGCTGCGGTGCTGGGCCGCGAAGGCAAGGCACCGCTGGGCCGGCCGGAGGGCGATCCCGAGGGCAGTTTCTGGACCGGGAGCGAGGCACCGAAACAGGTATCCGACAGCCTTGCGGCGCATGTGCTCGACTGCCCGCCGCAGCTCGCCGCGCGGCTGGCGCTGGTGCATGTGGCCGAAGCCGATGACGGGCAGGTGCTCGATCCGGGCGAGTGGCTCGTCACCAAGGCCGGCGCGCTGCGGCGCTGGGACGGGCTGGTGGCCCGCGGCCAGGGTGCGGCGGAAGCGGCGCGGCTTGAGGCAGCGAACCGGCTGGCCGAGCTCGAAGCGGCACTCCCGGCCAAACGCGCCGCACGCGAAGAAGCACAGGCGGCCCAGGCCAAGGCGCAGGACGAATTGTCCGAGCTCCAGCGCGGGCTGGTTGCTGCCGAACGCGGTGTCGGCGAGGCCGCCGAGCGCGAGCGGCAGGCGCTGCGGGCGCTCGACCAGGCCGAGGCTGCGCGCGAGCGGATCGCGGCGCGGCTGGCGGAACTGAAGGAGAGCGAAGCCGATCTTGCCGAGCAGCGCAAGCAGGCCGATGCCGATCTCTTCGCCGCGCAGGACAAGCGCGCCGCCCTGCCCGATCCCGCCGCCGGTCGTGCGCAGCTTGAAGCCGCCCAGGCGAGGAACGACGCCGCCCGCTCGGCCATGCAGGCCGCCACCGCCGAACTCGCCGCACATGACCAGGGTCTCGCCGTCGCGCGCGAACGCACCGCAGCCCAGCGCGCCGAGAAGGCCAGCTGGCAGGCCCGCTCAGGCGAAGCGGCGCAGCGCCTTGCGGGCATGGAAGCCCGCTTCGAGGAAATCGAGGCCGAACGCGCCGTCACCGCCGCCAAGCCCGAAGGGCTGATGCGGGAGATCGAGCAGGGCGATATCGTCCGTGCGCGGCTAGGCGAGGAACTCGCCGCCGCCAATGCCGCGGTCGAGGAAGCGCAAGCCGCCGCCAATGCGGCAGACCGCGAGCTTGCCCATATCACGGAACGCCTTGCGACGACGCGCGAAACCCGCGCCACGCTGGTCGCGCGGGCCGAGAACGAGGAAGCCCGCCGTGCGGAAATGGCCCGCATTTCGGGCGAACGCTTCCAGTGCCCCCCGCCTCTGCTGGCGGAAAAGTTCGCCTTCGAGGCCGAACGAGTCCAGTCGAAGGAAGCCGAGGCCGAGGAAATGGACCGGCTGGTCGCCAGCCGCGAGCGGATCGGGCCGGTCAACCTCGTCGCTGCCGATGAACTCGCGCGGATCGAGCAGGAGCACGGTGCCAGCGCCGCCGAGCAGGCCGAACTGGTCGAAGCCGTGCACCGCCTGCGCGGCAGCATCGGCAACCTCAACCGAGAAGGCCGCCAGCGGCTGCAGGCCGCGTTCGAGCAGGTCAACACCCATTTCCAGGAACTGTTCACCAAGCTGTTCCAGGGCGGCCATGCCCATCTGGCGCTGATCGATAGCGACGATCCGCTCGAGGCCGGGCTGGAAATCTACGCCCAGCCGCCGGGCAAGAAGCTGCAATCGCTCACCCTGCTCTCGGGCGGCGAGCAGGCGCTAACCGCAACGGCATTGATCTTCGCACTGTTCTTAACCAATCCGGCACCCATCTGCGTGCTCGACGAAGTCGATGCGCCACTCGACGATGCCAATATCGACCGCTTCTGCGACCTGCTCGATTCGATGGTGCAGGAGACCGACACCCGCTACCTCATCGTCACCCACAACGCCGTGACCATGAGCCGTATGCACCGCCTGTTCGGCGTGACCATGGTCGAACGCGGCATCAGCCGCCTCGTCAGCGTGGACCTGCAGGAAGCCGAACTGATGGCGGCGGAGTAG
- a CDS encoding thioredoxin domain-containing protein produces MTILRRLTFAALAAPLALGLAACGSDTTEGEVPEGAKVESVAPPAGTTWSNTAVVTPESGYMIGNPDAPIKLIEYGSLTCPACAAFAEEGFEALKTEYVDSGRVSFEFRSFLIHGPPDLVLTRLAECGLAEAVIPRADQVWLNIETIVPNFQAADPKTLDLPEDQRFVAYAEGAQIYDFFAKLGLNRDEARACLADTKAIERLANASQANAEKDGVDRTPTFLVNGRKVEASNWAQLEPILQRAGAR; encoded by the coding sequence ATGACGATCCTTCGCCGCCTGACATTCGCCGCCCTTGCCGCGCCGCTGGCACTGGGCCTTGCCGCTTGCGGCTCCGACACAACCGAGGGCGAAGTGCCCGAGGGCGCCAAGGTCGAGAGCGTCGCCCCGCCGGCCGGGACCACCTGGTCCAACACGGCCGTCGTGACGCCCGAAAGCGGCTACATGATCGGCAACCCCGATGCCCCGATCAAGCTGATCGAGTATGGCTCGCTGACCTGCCCGGCCTGCGCCGCTTTCGCGGAGGAAGGGTTCGAAGCGCTCAAGACCGAATATGTCGATTCCGGCCGTGTCAGCTTCGAATTCCGCAGCTTCCTGATCCATGGCCCGCCCGATCTCGTGCTGACCCGCCTCGCCGAGTGCGGCCTGGCCGAAGCAGTGATCCCGCGCGCCGACCAGGTGTGGCTCAACATCGAGACCATCGTCCCCAATTTCCAGGCGGCCGATCCCAAGACCCTCGACCTGCCGGAAGATCAGCGTTTCGTGGCCTATGCCGAAGGGGCGCAGATCTATGACTTCTTCGCCAAGCTCGGCCTGAACCGTGACGAGGCCCGTGCCTGTCTCGCCGACACCAAGGCGATCGAGCGACTGGCCAATGCCTCGCAGGCCAATGCCGAAAAGGACGGCGTCGACCGGACCCCGACCTTCCTCGTCAACGGCCGCAAGGTCGAAGCCAGCAACTGGGCACAGCTCGAACCCATCCTCCAGCGCGCCGGGGCCCGGTAA
- a CDS encoding thioredoxin domain-containing protein → MIATRLLGAGLALVAGAALTAQTRNWVNEVERTDTSHIIGDPAATRTLTEFVSYTCPACATFSRMGEEVVKLGYVAPGKLKFEVRYLQRNEIDVALTMAAWCGGKDKFKGIHSAIMWSQPQWLPKVQMASTTQQGRWFTGPGPSKRRAIMWDLEIYQLLEPKGVSRGELDACMADDAFAAKLSATSTADMAKYGIDSTPSFALDGKTLDHVHDWASLAPLLAGIQTPLYGPQ, encoded by the coding sequence ATGATCGCAACCCGCCTGCTCGGGGCAGGTCTGGCGCTGGTCGCGGGGGCTGCGCTGACCGCGCAGACCCGGAACTGGGTCAACGAGGTCGAGCGCACGGATACCTCGCACATCATCGGCGACCCCGCCGCCACCAGAACGCTGACCGAATTCGTCAGCTACACCTGCCCGGCCTGCGCCACTTTCTCGCGCATGGGTGAGGAAGTGGTCAAGCTGGGCTATGTCGCGCCGGGCAAGCTCAAGTTCGAAGTGCGCTATCTCCAGCGCAACGAGATCGATGTCGCCCTTACCATGGCCGCCTGGTGCGGCGGCAAGGACAAGTTCAAGGGCATCCACAGCGCGATCATGTGGTCGCAGCCGCAGTGGCTGCCCAAGGTGCAGATGGCCAGCACCACCCAGCAAGGCCGCTGGTTTACCGGCCCCGGTCCGAGCAAGCGCCGCGCGATCATGTGGGATCTCGAAATCTACCAGTTGCTGGAGCCGAAAGGCGTCAGCCGCGGCGAGCTTGACGCCTGCATGGCTGACGATGCCTTCGCCGCCAAGCTGTCCGCAACCTCCACCGCCGACATGGCCAAATACGGCATCGACAGCACGCCCAGCTTCGCGCTCGACGGCAAGACGCTGGACCACGTCCACGACTGGGCTTCGCTCGCGCCGCTGCTGGCAGGCATCCAGACACCGCTTTACGGCCCGCAATAG
- a CDS encoding DUF721 domain-containing protein: MGDRTMERGKKTSPSKASSSEAVGRSKGVRPFERPRGMGAKAVGDLMPQIGRTAFRRFGFVQSSVVTRWPEIVGDRHARICAPEAIRFPPGEKAEGILQLVVVPAHAPIIQHVIPEIIERVNRFFGYNAVARVKLRQGTVKAQDAASRPTAPPSLKPIPIELGDSLRDIGDPEMRAVLEGLARSLGQQEEREK, encoded by the coding sequence ATGGGCGATCGCACGATGGAACGTGGCAAGAAGACTAGCCCCAGCAAGGCCTCAAGCAGCGAAGCGGTAGGCCGGTCAAAAGGCGTAAGGCCGTTCGAACGGCCAAGGGGCATGGGGGCCAAGGCCGTGGGTGACCTGATGCCGCAAATCGGCCGCACCGCCTTCCGCCGGTTCGGCTTCGTGCAAAGCTCCGTCGTCACCCGCTGGCCCGAGATCGTCGGTGACCGCCACGCCAGGATCTGCGCCCCGGAAGCGATCCGCTTCCCTCCAGGCGAAAAGGCCGAGGGTATCCTGCAACTGGTCGTTGTGCCCGCCCATGCGCCGATCATCCAGCACGTGATTCCGGAGATCATCGAGCGGGTGAACCGTTTCTTCGGCTACAACGCGGTGGCGCGGGTCAAGCTGCGGCAAGGCACGGTTAAGGCGCAGGATGCTGCAAGCCGCCCTACGGCGCCGCCGTCGCTCAAACCCATTCCGATAGAATTGGGGGACAGCTTGCGCGATATCGGCGATCCGGAAATGCGGGCCGTGCTCGAAGGTCTGGCGCGCAGCCTGGGGCAACAGGAGGAACGAGAGAAATGA
- a CDS encoding A/G-specific adenine glycosylase: MTASDNTIPTALLGWYDRHARGLPWRARPGAPAPDPYRVWLSEIMLQQTTVAAVKPYFEKFTATWPSVEALAAAPEEAVMAAWAGLGYYSRARNLLKAAREVAARGGFPESEAELRQLPGVGDYTAAAIAAIAFGQRAVVVDANVERVVSRLFAIDDPLPRARKAIRAATDTITPAGRAGDFAQAMMDLGSQVCTVRQPQCLLCPLASHCTARTLDPERFPVKPAKKARPVRQGRAFWIVREDAVWLVRRQGSGMLGGMRALPDDGWSARGDGHGEPPLPGEWASRGVVRHGFTHFEIELEVLACAGNNDMPGQGEWWPLERLTEAGLPTLFAKAAQRALAG, translated from the coding sequence GTGACTGCCAGCGACAACACGATCCCGACAGCATTGCTCGGTTGGTATGACCGCCACGCGCGCGGCCTGCCGTGGCGGGCGCGGCCGGGTGCGCCCGCGCCCGATCCCTACCGCGTGTGGCTGAGCGAAATCATGTTGCAGCAGACCACCGTGGCGGCGGTGAAGCCCTATTTCGAGAAGTTCACCGCGACCTGGCCGAGTGTGGAAGCGCTCGCAGCTGCGCCGGAGGAAGCGGTGATGGCTGCCTGGGCCGGGCTGGGGTATTATTCGCGCGCCCGCAACCTGCTGAAGGCCGCTCGGGAAGTGGCGGCGCGGGGCGGCTTTCCCGAAAGCGAGGCTGAGTTGCGCCAGTTGCCTGGCGTCGGCGACTATACGGCGGCGGCCATTGCCGCGATTGCTTTCGGCCAACGGGCGGTGGTGGTCGATGCCAATGTCGAGCGGGTGGTCTCGCGGCTGTTCGCTATCGATGACCCCCTGCCACGGGCGCGCAAGGCGATCCGTGCGGCGACCGATACGATCACACCCGCCGGGCGCGCCGGCGATTTCGCGCAGGCGATGATGGACCTCGGCTCGCAGGTCTGCACCGTGCGCCAGCCGCAGTGCCTGCTGTGCCCGCTGGCAAGTCACTGCACGGCTCGCACGCTCGACCCGGAGCGGTTTCCGGTCAAACCGGCCAAGAAGGCGCGGCCGGTGCGGCAAGGGCGTGCGTTCTGGATCGTCCGCGAGGACGCAGTGTGGCTGGTGCGGCGGCAGGGCAGCGGCATGCTGGGCGGGATGCGGGCGCTGCCGGACGATGGCTGGAGCGCGCGCGGCGACGGCCATGGCGAGCCGCCGCTACCGGGCGAATGGGCCTCACGCGGGGTCGTGCGGCACGGCTTCACCCACTTCGAGATCGAACTCGAGGTCTTGGCATGTGCCGGGAACAACGACATGCCGGGACAGGGCGAATGGTGGCCGCTCGAGCGGCTTACAGAAGCTGGCCTTCCGACGCTGTTTGCCAAGGCGGCCCAGCGGGCGCTGGCGGGTTAG
- a CDS encoding serine hydrolase, which produces MAYRDFAADQISRRSLLRGSAYLSAAGLLAQVPFSRALASSAAMWPTVTATVEDYVAKQKVANMIATFGWGQQAPTAIARGTLELGGAAKADMDSLYRIYSMTKPVTGIAAMMLIEDGKLGLDQPLADILPAYAEMKVQKVYDGPITEDNLEPAVRPITIRQLMTHTAGLGYGIVQKGPIARAYEDAGLIPGQVSRIPIPGLSRGKPVRSLQAFADGLAKMPLVLQPGTKWSYSVGLDLLGRVIEVAEGKPFDEVLKERIFEPCGMDSTWFQVPESEIDRFTTNYGILAGVPLPMDPAASSIYLDTPPFPMGGAGLVSSPRDYDRFLAMLLGYGKIDGKRVMSETAVRVGTGNILPATATTQGTWIAGQGFGAGGRVSDDAFGWGGAAGTAAFVKFGGGGLRAQLFTQYMPSEAYSIQTKFPELVAADLAVMAGK; this is translated from the coding sequence ATGGCCTACCGCGATTTTGCCGCCGACCAGATCTCGCGCCGCTCGCTGCTCAGGGGCAGTGCCTATCTCTCGGCGGCGGGTCTGCTGGCGCAAGTGCCGTTCAGCCGCGCGCTGGCCAGTTCGGCAGCGATGTGGCCCACGGTCACCGCCACGGTCGAGGATTATGTCGCCAAGCAGAAGGTCGCCAATATGATCGCGACTTTCGGTTGGGGCCAGCAGGCACCCACCGCCATCGCCCGCGGCACGCTGGAGCTGGGCGGCGCGGCCAAGGCCGACATGGACAGCCTCTATCGCATCTATTCCATGACCAAGCCGGTCACCGGCATCGCCGCCATGATGCTGATCGAGGACGGCAAGCTGGGGCTGGACCAGCCGCTGGCCGACATCCTGCCGGCCTATGCCGAGATGAAGGTCCAGAAGGTCTATGACGGCCCGATCACCGAGGACAATCTCGAGCCGGCGGTCCGCCCGATCACCATCCGCCAGCTGATGACCCACACCGCCGGGCTCGGCTACGGGATCGTCCAGAAGGGCCCGATCGCTCGCGCCTATGAAGATGCCGGGCTGATCCCCGGGCAGGTCAGCCGCATCCCGATCCCGGGCCTCAGCCGGGGCAAGCCGGTGCGCAGCCTGCAGGCCTTTGCCGACGGTCTGGCCAAGATGCCGCTGGTGCTGCAGCCGGGGACCAAGTGGAGCTATTCGGTCGGCCTCGACTTGCTCGGCCGGGTGATCGAAGTAGCCGAAGGCAAGCCGTTCGACGAAGTGCTGAAAGAGCGCATTTTCGAGCCCTGCGGGATGGACAGCACCTGGTTCCAGGTGCCCGAAAGCGAGATCGACCGCTTCACCACCAATTACGGCATTCTGGCGGGTGTCCCGCTGCCGATGGATCCGGCGGCCAGCTCGATCTACCTCGACACGCCGCCCTTCCCGATGGGCGGAGCGGGGCTGGTTTCCAGCCCGCGCGACTACGACCGCTTCCTCGCCATGCTGCTCGGCTATGGCAAGATCGACGGCAAGCGGGTGATGAGCGAAACCGCCGTGCGGGTCGGCACCGGCAATATCCTGCCCGCGACCGCGACGACGCAGGGCACCTGGATTGCCGGGCAGGGCTTCGGCGCGGGCGGCCGCGTGAGCGACGACGCCTTCGGCTGGGGCGGGGCGGCGGGCACCGCGGCCTTCGTCAAGTTCGGAGGCGGGGGCCTCCGCGCGCAGCTCTTCACCCAATACATGCCGAGCGAGGCCTATTCGATCCAGACCAAGTTCCCCGAGCTGGTCGCGGCCGATCTGGCCGTCATGGCGGGCAAGTAA
- the nudC gene encoding NAD(+) diphosphatase, which translates to MNWKARLLALDALMPSLDDYGRLAWGSLADAAEDAELVFLGLDRSDGGERACFAAVPPRGDASPRMANPQLWALMASLEPGDLALYGGARSLVDWHARHRFCAQCGAPTKPAKAGWQRNCGACHAQHFPRTDPVTIMLAEHDGRLMLGRGKGWPEGRFSALAGFVEPGETIEEAVAREVFEEAGIRVRDVTYVASQPWPFPSQLMIGCHCHALSDELEIDTTEMAEVRFFTREEVAASMAGDGPFATPPRHAIAHTLIEWWLKT; encoded by the coding sequence ATGAACTGGAAGGCCCGGCTGCTGGCGCTCGATGCGCTGATGCCGTCGTTGGATGACTATGGACGGCTGGCCTGGGGTAGCCTGGCCGATGCGGCGGAGGATGCCGAGTTGGTCTTCCTCGGGCTCGACCGTTCCGATGGCGGCGAGCGCGCCTGCTTCGCTGCGGTGCCGCCGCGTGGCGATGCCAGCCCGCGCATGGCCAACCCGCAGCTGTGGGCGCTGATGGCAAGCCTCGAACCGGGCGACCTCGCACTCTATGGCGGTGCGCGCAGCCTGGTCGACTGGCATGCGCGGCACCGCTTCTGCGCCCAGTGCGGCGCACCTACGAAGCCCGCCAAAGCCGGCTGGCAGCGCAATTGCGGGGCGTGCCACGCGCAGCATTTTCCCCGTACTGACCCGGTTACGATCATGCTGGCCGAACACGATGGCCGCCTGATGCTCGGGCGCGGCAAGGGCTGGCCCGAGGGGCGCTTTTCCGCGCTGGCCGGCTTTGTCGAACCCGGCGAAACCATCGAGGAAGCGGTGGCCCGCGAGGTCTTCGAAGAGGCCGGCATCCGTGTCCGCGACGTGACCTATGTCGCCAGCCAGCCGTGGCCGTTCCCCAGCCAGCTGATGATCGGCTGCCACTGCCATGCGCTGAGCGATGAACTGGAAATCGACACCACCGAAATGGCCGAAGTGCGCTTCTTCACCCGCGAGGAAGTGGCGGCATCGATGGCGGGCGACGGCCCTTTCGCCACCCCGCCGCGCCACGCCATTGCCCATACGCTGATAGAATGGTGGCTGAAAACATGA
- a CDS encoding DsbA family oxidoreductase, which yields MTETAPCSLTIDIWSDVMCPWCAIGYGQLQKALGQLEGEIDAHIRWHAFELNPEMAEAGEEQAAHIQRKYGRTPDESAAVRGQMRSIAEGAGVSLDYEGDGEAPPAMMWNTFAAHCLLTWALETAGPEKQTELKLALFRAHFNERRNIGARDVLLDVAQSVGLERAGALAALTDPEIATRVRAEERQAWDMNITGVPAMVIEGKLLIPGAQVPETYVNVLRRVAEKTAA from the coding sequence ATGACCGAGACCGCACCCTGTTCGCTCACCATCGACATCTGGTCCGACGTGATGTGCCCGTGGTGCGCGATCGGATACGGCCAGTTGCAGAAGGCGCTCGGCCAACTCGAGGGCGAGATCGATGCGCACATCCGCTGGCACGCTTTCGAACTCAACCCCGAGATGGCCGAGGCGGGCGAGGAGCAGGCGGCGCATATCCAGCGCAAATACGGTCGCACGCCGGACGAGAGCGCGGCGGTGCGCGGGCAGATGCGCAGCATCGCCGAAGGGGCGGGTGTTTCGCTCGATTACGAGGGTGACGGCGAAGCGCCGCCCGCGATGATGTGGAACACCTTCGCCGCGCATTGCCTGCTGACCTGGGCGCTGGAGACTGCCGGACCCGAGAAGCAGACCGAGCTCAAGCTCGCGCTGTTCCGGGCGCATTTCAACGAGCGCCGCAATATCGGCGCGCGCGATGTGCTGCTCGATGTGGCACAGAGCGTCGGCCTCGAACGCGCCGGGGCGCTCGCTGCGCTGACCGACCCCGAAATCGCCACCCGCGTCCGCGCCGAGGAACGGCAGGCATGGGACATGAACATCACCGGCGTTCCCGCCATGGTGATCGAAGGCAAGCTCCTGATCCCCGGCGCGCAGGTGCCCGAGACCTATGTCAACGTGCTGCGGCGCGTGGCGGAGAAGACTGCCGCATGA
- a CDS encoding SDR family NAD(P)-dependent oxidoreductase: MTGFAGKIAVITGGASGIGLAIARKLVALGGGVVLADVDEAGLAKAAAEFGDQVLTQRCDTSDITQVEALADAAFGWQGEVHLVLNNAGVGGPRGRLWEIDAATARGHFDINYWGVWHGCKVFAPRLVAQEASSAIYNTGSENSLFCAVPQSGSYIAAKHAVLGLTESLREDLPPHVHAGTIIPGWVFTAIGEERFMKFGMEATEHAEIVVPQILANERFVVSHASNVKRIRERIDPLLAAYEEHAVTGDADTAYDVRDVIAALTARKN, encoded by the coding sequence ATGACCGGCTTCGCTGGCAAGATCGCCGTCATCACCGGCGGTGCCAGCGGGATCGGCCTGGCGATTGCCCGCAAGCTGGTGGCACTGGGCGGCGGCGTGGTACTGGCCGATGTCGACGAGGCCGGACTCGCCAAGGCAGCGGCGGAATTCGGCGACCAGGTGCTGACGCAGCGCTGCGATACATCCGATATCACGCAGGTCGAGGCGCTCGCAGATGCGGCGTTCGGCTGGCAGGGCGAGGTCCATCTCGTCCTCAACAACGCCGGCGTCGGCGGGCCGCGCGGCAGGCTGTGGGAGATCGACGCAGCCACCGCCCGCGGACATTTCGATATCAACTATTGGGGCGTGTGGCACGGCTGCAAGGTTTTCGCCCCGCGGCTGGTTGCGCAGGAGGCTTCAAGCGCGATCTACAACACCGGCAGCGAGAACAGCCTGTTTTGCGCCGTGCCCCAGAGCGGGTCCTATATCGCTGCCAAGCACGCGGTGCTGGGCCTGACCGAAAGCCTGCGCGAAGACCTGCCGCCGCATGTCCACGCCGGCACGATCATTCCCGGCTGGGTCTTTACGGCGATTGGCGAGGAACGCTTCATGAAGTTCGGCATGGAGGCGACCGAACATGCGGAGATCGTGGTGCCGCAGATCCTTGCGAACGAGCGCTTCGTGGTCAGCCACGCTTCCAATGTGAAGCGCATCAGGGAGCGGATCGACCCGCTGCTGGCGGCTTACGAAGAGCACGCCGTCACCGGTGATGCCGACACGGCCTATGATGTGCGGGATGTGATTGCGGCGCTGACGGCGCGCAAGAACTAG